One region of Thermotoga sp. genomic DNA includes:
- a CDS encoding stage V sporulation protein S — translation MEVLKVSSNSNPNKVAGAIAGSLSKSDKVEIQAIGAGAVNQAVKALAVARRFLEESGKDLFVVPGFIEIKIGDDVRTGISFKVFLENSKNEG, via the coding sequence ATGGAAGTTCTGAAAGTCAGTTCAAACTCGAATCCAAACAAAGTGGCTGGTGCGATTGCTGGCTCTCTCTCCAAGAGCGATAAGGTCGAGATTCAGGCGATCGGTGCGGGGGCTGTGAACCAGGCGGTGAAGGCACTGGCAGTTGCTAGGAGATTCCTGGAAGAATCTGGTAAGGACCTCTTTGTTGTGCCGGGGTTCATCGAGATAAAGATAGGAGACGATGTGAGAACGGGTATATCTTTCAAAGTCTTTTTGGAGAACAGCAAGAATGAGGGATGA